One Eubalaena glacialis isolate mEubGla1 chromosome 11, mEubGla1.1.hap2.+ XY, whole genome shotgun sequence DNA segment encodes these proteins:
- the NTS gene encoding neurotensin/neuromedin N: MMAGMKIQLVCMMLLAFSSWSLCSDSEEEMKALEADLLTNMHTSKISKASVPSWKMSLLNVCSLINNLNSQAEETGEFPEEELITRRKFPTPLDGFSLEAMLTIYQLRKICHSRAFQHWELIQEEVLDTGNDKHEKEEVIKRKIPYILKRQLYENKPRRPYILKRGSYYY; the protein is encoded by the exons ATGATGGCAGGGATGAAAATCCAGCTGGTGTGCATGATGCTCCTGGCTTTCAGCTCCTGGAGTCTGTGCTCAG AttcagaagaggaaatgaaagcGTTAGAAGCAGATTTATTGACCAATATGCATACATCAAAG ATCAGTAAAGCAAGTGTTCCCTCTTGGAAAATGAGCCTGCTGAATGTTTGCAGTCTTATAAATAACCTGAACAGCCAAGCCGAGGAAACAGGAGAGTTTCCTGAGGAGGAGCTTATTACAAGAAGGAAATTCCCGACTCCCTTAGATGGCTTTAGCTTGGAAGCAATGCTGACAATATACCAGCTCCGAAAAATCTGTCACAGCAGGGCCTTTCAACACTGGGag TTGATTCAGGAAGAGGTTCTTGATACTGGAAATGACAAAcatgaaaaggaagaagttataaagagaaaaattcctTACATTCTGAAACGGCAGCTGTATGAGAATAAACCCAGAAGACCCTACATACTCAAAAGAGGTTCTTACTACTACTGA